The DNA window TGATATCAAATACCCGCAGGCCTTCGTCTATAATTCCCGTCCAGTAAAAATCTTCCTTCAGTCTTATGCTCTGCATACAATGCCTCCTTTTGCCAAACTATATGAAAGAATTCCGTTTAAAGAATCCTCCGCCTGCGGCGGATCGCTTTCCGCGACATAATGTCTCTGATATAGTATGGCAAAAGCGGTTAAATCCTATGTATTGCTTTTTGAACTGTTCCAACAAAATCATTTAAAAATGATTCTACCCGGGCATCCACACAGACCTTTACCGTCTTTTCCCGGCATTTCAGCCGGCTCAAATCCCCGGTTGTCCTGCCCCTTGACTCTCCATCCGTCTCCACGGTCAGGTTTGTCTCAAAGAACTCAATCAGCTCCGGATGAATCGCCGCGGCAACCGCCAGAGGATCGTGGATCGCACCTTCCCGTTTTCCCTCTTTCCCTACCTCGTGGGAACAGTAATAATGGACCATCTCTGCGAACTTATCTCCCGCTTTTGTCCCGGCCTCCCGCCACGGGCGGATCCATTCTTCCATCGCCTCCGCGCTCATCATCGTCTTAAGTGTCACATCCAGGCCGATCATCAGGATATGGACTCCGCTTTCCAGGACATATTTCGCCGCTTCGGGATCGGCCAGGATGTTGGCCTCGGCGTAGCGGTTCACATTGCCTGGAACGGTAACCGCGCCGCCCATGACGCAGATACAGCCGACGCCAGCCGCTTTTTCCGGATACCGCTCGATAAAACGGGCCAGGTTCGTCATGGCCGCCGTCGCCACGATGACAAGTTCCTTGCCATACTTCTCCGCCATGGTTGCCATAAAAGTAACAGCATCTTCTTTTTCTGCATTTTTTGTAGGTTCCGGCAGTTCGACGTCCCCGATCCCATTTAAACCGTGGACTCTTTTGCACACCTCGGCCGGGATAAAATCTTTTCCGGCAAATGTGGTGTTTTCTCCCGCATAGACCGGTATATCCCCGGCTCCGAGGACGTGCAGGATCTGAAGCGTATTCCTGACCGCCGTCTCCACCCTGACGTTGCCGAAACAGCAGGTAATTCCCTTAAGCTCTGCTTCCTCCGCGCCCACGGCATAGGCAATTGCGAGCGCATCGTCAATTCCGGTATCCACATCAAGTATCATTTTCATAGATTTAGTCTCCTTCTGTCTAGTCTCTTTCTGTCCCGTCTTTTTCTTTACCGTCTCTAAAATCCTCTGTTCTTTAAATCGCTTACCAGGCCGACAAAGAACTCTCTCACATCAAAATCACTGATATTTTCCCTGTTCAGATCAATCATATCCCCGTGTGAGATGCCTCTGCGTCCCTTTGTTGTGAGAAGCGTATACCGTTCTCCCCACTGGAATGAGCTCTCAGCCACAAGCCCGTCGTTGGGGCCGTCAAAATGTTTCACAAGCTCATGGGAGAAGTTCAGAGGAAAACGGCCGCCGGAAGCAACGTTTAACTTGGATCCCGTACTCTGGTAATATACGCCCGGTTTATCCAGGGCAATCCCGTTAAAACGGCTGCAGGCGGAGGCCGTGAGATCGCCTACCGCAGCCAGGAAATCGGGATTCTGATCTCCCAGCTTTTTCAGAGCTGTGTTGTAACTGGCCGCTACTTTTTCCTTCACCTGCACCGGAATTTTTCCCAGAAGGTAATCGGCAAAGATGCATCCCCTGTGCGGCGTATTTACCGTTGTGAGCGATGCCACATACTGATCCATCCCCAGCAGGCTGATCGCATACCGGCTGTCCAGCCCGCCCTTCGAATGGGCTATGATATTGACCTTCCCGCAGCCGGTCTCCCTGACGGTCTGCAGGATGCGTTTTGCAAGTTCTTCCCCGCAGTCCGCAACCGAGGCCGCCGACTGGTGGTTGCCGTAATAAATCACAGCTCCGTTCTGCTTAAGCTCATTTGGTATCCTGCCCCAATAGTTAAAGTATTTGGAATCCCGGAAAAAAACACCGTGGACCATCAGGATGGGATATCTGGTCCTGCAAATCTGCTCCTGCTCTCTTTCTCGGTTTCTCAGTATCTTACCGCTTTCAAATTTCACTTCCTCCGAAGCCGTTCTGATGATTTTCCACAGGGCAATCAGGTTGGCAACCGGAATCCATCCGCAGATAATGCCTGTCACCCGCCATTTGATTCCAATCTGGGCCGATGCAGCGTAGACCCTGATAATTCCGTTCCAGAACACAGCCGCCTCCACAAGCACGACGCAGAGAAGATTTCCAAACCACGGCGCCGCATTACCGGGAAATGAAGACGGTATCAGTGACAGGAGATACACAGCCGACGCAGCCGCGGAGATGAGAAACAGGATCAAAAGCTCACAGCCGCCCGCACACACGGCAAGCCGCCGTTTCGGCAGTTTCCTGCCTTCCGGCAGCGGAAGGATATTGACCAGCACAAAGCACGGAAGCACCAGAAAAAGCCACCGGGGCCTCCTGTAAAGCAGCCCTAGCGCCGGTAGATTGGCCGTCACAAACAGGATGACAGCGTAAAATATACGGATGGTGTATTTTATGATTAATTTCATTTTCCCGCCTCTTTCCAGTGAACAGGGATGCCGGAATACACCGGCATAACATCTGCCCTCTGATTATTATAGCTTACCTCGTTCTTCAAAACAAGACGGCGGTTTCGATGTACGGAAAAAGGGATTTTCCAACTGTCCGCCGGAAAGTCCCTTTTTCTGTAATCATTGATTTATTTTCCTTATTTACCCTGATGGA is part of the [Clostridium] symbiosum genome and encodes:
- a CDS encoding triacylglycerol lipase, translated to MKLIIKYTIRIFYAVILFVTANLPALGLLYRRPRWLFLVLPCFVLVNILPLPEGRKLPKRRLAVCAGGCELLILFLISAAASAVYLLSLIPSSFPGNAAPWFGNLLCVVLVEAAVFWNGIIRVYAASAQIGIKWRVTGIICGWIPVANLIALWKIIRTASEEVKFESGKILRNREREQEQICRTRYPILMVHGVFFRDSKYFNYWGRIPNELKQNGAVIYYGNHQSAASVADCGEELAKRILQTVRETGCGKVNIIAHSKGGLDSRYAISLLGMDQYVASLTTVNTPHRGCIFADYLLGKIPVQVKEKVAASYNTALKKLGDQNPDFLAAVGDLTASACSRFNGIALDKPGVYYQSTGSKLNVASGGRFPLNFSHELVKHFDGPNDGLVAESSFQWGERYTLLTTKGRRGISHGDMIDLNRENISDFDVREFFVGLVSDLKNRGF
- a CDS encoding nucleoside hydrolase, whose amino-acid sequence is MKMILDVDTGIDDALAIAYAVGAEEAELKGITCCFGNVRVETAVRNTLQILHVLGAGDIPVYAGENTTFAGKDFIPAEVCKRVHGLNGIGDVELPEPTKNAEKEDAVTFMATMAEKYGKELVIVATAAMTNLARFIERYPEKAAGVGCICVMGGAVTVPGNVNRYAEANILADPEAAKYVLESGVHILMIGLDVTLKTMMSAEAMEEWIRPWREAGTKAGDKFAEMVHYYCSHEVGKEGKREGAIHDPLAVAAAIHPELIEFFETNLTVETDGESRGRTTGDLSRLKCREKTVKVCVDARVESFLNDFVGTVQKAIHRI